A stretch of the Notolabrus celidotus isolate fNotCel1 chromosome 3, fNotCel1.pri, whole genome shotgun sequence genome encodes the following:
- the fgf7 gene encoding fibroblast growth factor 7, giving the protein MRKWMLTWNLQNLFSGLYLHAIFLFGSVCVVYSDCTPEQLAAIMNCSRHERHTRNYDYMEGGDVRIRQLFSRTQWFLTIDDFGNINGTQDPTNCHSILEIRTVSEGGILAIKGVKSQYYISMNKAGQLQGKRIYNENCNFKEVFLENYFNAYSSAKWTKNGKEMFIALSQKGRPMRGKKTRREHIASHFIPMKCREEDRRVD; this is encoded by the exons ATGCGCAAATGGATGCTGACATGGAACCTTCAAAATCTATTCTCGGGACTGTACCTGCATGCAATCTTCCTGtttggcagtgtgtgtgtggtctacAGTGACTGCACTCCAGAGCAACTTGCTGCCATTATGAACTGCTCCAGACACGAGCGCCACACCAGGAACTATGACTACATGGAGGGAGGGGATGTGCGCATTCGACAGCTGTTCAGTCGCACGCAATGGTTCCTCACAATTGATGACTTTGGCAACATCAATGGGACTCAAGACCCAACCAACTGCCACA GTATCCTGGAGATCAGGACAGTGTCTGAGGGAGGCATCCTGGCTATCAAAGGCGTGAAGAGTCAGTATTATATCTCCATGAACAAGGCTGGACAGCTGCAAGGCAAG AGGATCTACAATGAAAACTGCAACTTCAAGGAGGTTTTCCTAGAAAACTACTTCAATGCTTACTCCTCTGCAAAGTGGACTAAAAATGGCAAAGAAATGTTCATAGCCCTTTCTCAGAAGGGAAGGCCAATGCGAGGAAAGAAGACCAGGAGGGAGCATATAGCATCCCACTTTATCCCCATGaagtgcagagaggaggacaggagggtgGACTGA